A window of Sulfurimonas gotlandica GD1 contains these coding sequences:
- the bamA gene encoding outer membrane protein assembly factor BamA: MRIFLAILLALITMNLFAMTVKSVNYEGMVHISKPVALRMLEFEIGDTIDDKTLDESIKKYFKQGYFDDVWAEFDDGNLTYHFKEKAIISKIELKGWKENDKDILDSVVQIKKGSLYDKKKLEAAKKRIIEAISQDGKIDSVVEVEEELLDNGSIKVTFIANEGKEIVIEKLDYSGVLGLDSDLFNDVIANKEHQFMGWFWGRNNGEMKLSDLAYDPLRIRDTYMQYGYLDAKVDEPFVRVNFDHYTADMSYQIEEGEVYHISGISINQVEHVIADEKIREIISLEKGEAFNIKTFRDDAQKIKTIIADLSYAFVQVVPDLRKNKEDHTVEVVFKITPGDKVKIRNVVISGNNRTLDRIIRRELYLGPGDMYSLTDLKDSRNSLGRLGFFDGNTIEEKRIDNSNMDLVVKVKEAPTGNIQLGGGYGSYGGLLVTVAVDDRNIWGSGINMGVKAEKSEKTQNYSFNISNPRLNDSDFSGNFSIFKSFYEYNDYSVDSDGVSIGTGHRFSRHISGYLGYSFSNNSYSDVDANSTVANSIYFESYAKSSIVISSKFDNTDDYYLPREGFDISQSFEKSGLGADADFFKSRTNFGKYIGLEDYVGFDAIFRYKARFYFAADTGYLPIADKFYMGGLGSVRGYESYSISPAVVESDGTIRRIGGKQTFSNNVELSLPLVPKAKMRMVAYLDWGFIGDDSLDEFSRGGYGLGLEWFSPVGPIQLMFSKPLNVQDGDKTTSFEFTMGQRF; encoded by the coding sequence ATGAGAATATTTTTAGCAATCTTGCTAGCTCTAATAACAATGAACCTATTTGCTATGACTGTAAAGTCTGTTAACTATGAAGGAATGGTACACATTTCAAAGCCGGTTGCACTAAGAATGCTTGAGTTTGAAATAGGCGATACAATAGATGATAAAACTCTAGATGAATCAATAAAAAAATATTTTAAACAGGGATATTTTGATGATGTTTGGGCTGAGTTTGATGATGGAAATCTAACTTACCACTTTAAAGAAAAAGCTATTATCTCTAAGATTGAACTAAAGGGTTGGAAAGAAAACGATAAAGATATTTTAGATAGTGTTGTTCAGATTAAAAAGGGTTCACTTTATGATAAAAAAAAGTTAGAAGCTGCTAAAAAAAGAATTATAGAAGCGATTAGTCAAGACGGAAAAATTGACAGTGTTGTAGAGGTAGAAGAAGAACTTCTAGACAATGGCAGTATTAAGGTTACCTTCATTGCAAATGAAGGTAAAGAGATTGTTATAGAAAAGTTAGACTACAGTGGTGTACTTGGTTTAGACAGTGATCTTTTCAATGATGTTATAGCAAATAAAGAGCATCAGTTCATGGGTTGGTTTTGGGGACGAAATAACGGAGAGATGAAACTTTCTGATTTAGCGTATGATCCGCTTAGAATTCGTGATACCTATATGCAGTATGGGTACTTAGATGCTAAAGTTGATGAACCATTTGTTAGGGTGAATTTTGACCACTACACGGCTGACATGAGTTATCAGATAGAAGAGGGTGAAGTTTATCATATTAGCGGTATCTCTATAAATCAAGTTGAGCATGTTATTGCTGATGAAAAGATACGTGAGATAATTAGTTTAGAAAAGGGTGAAGCCTTTAATATTAAAACTTTTCGTGATGATGCACAAAAAATCAAAACAATTATTGCAGATTTAAGTTACGCTTTTGTTCAAGTTGTTCCTGACCTTAGAAAAAATAAAGAAGACCATACTGTTGAAGTTGTATTTAAAATTACGCCTGGTGATAAAGTTAAAATAAGAAATGTAGTAATCTCTGGAAATAACAGAACACTAGATAGAATCATACGTAGAGAGCTCTATCTTGGGCCTGGAGATATGTATTCACTAACTGACCTAAAAGACTCCAGAAACTCTTTAGGTAGACTTGGTTTTTTCGATGGAAATACAATAGAAGAGAAGAGAATAGATAACTCTAATATGGATCTTGTTGTAAAAGTAAAAGAGGCACCGACCGGTAATATTCAACTTGGTGGTGGATACGGTAGTTATGGTGGTCTTTTAGTTACAGTTGCAGTAGATGATAGAAATATATGGGGTTCTGGTATCAATATGGGTGTAAAAGCTGAAAAGTCTGAAAAGACTCAGAATTACTCATTTAATATCTCAAATCCGAGACTAAATGATAGTGACTTTAGCGGTAATTTTTCAATATTTAAATCATTTTATGAATACAATGATTATAGTGTAGACTCTGATGGTGTAAGCATTGGAACCGGACATAGGTTCTCAAGACATATTAGTGGATACCTAGGTTATAGTTTTTCGAACAATAGTTACAGTGATGTAGACGCTAACTCTACGGTAGCTAATTCAATATATTTTGAAAGTTATGCAAAAAGTTCTATCGTAATTAGTTCAAAGTTTGATAATACTGATGATTACTATCTTCCAAGAGAAGGGTTTGATATAAGTCAGAGTTTTGAGAAATCAGGACTTGGCGCAGATGCTGACTTCTTTAAAAGTAGAACAAATTTTGGTAAATACATTGGCTTGGAAGATTATGTTGGTTTCGATGCAATCTTTAGATATAAAGCTAGATTTTATTTTGCTGCAGACACTGGATACTTGCCAATTGCCGATAAATTTTATATGGGTGGACTTGGAAGTGTTAGAGGTTATGAGTCATATTCCATCTCTCCAGCTGTAGTAGAAAGTGACGGAACTATTAGACGTATTGGTGGGAAACAGACTTTTTCTAACAATGTTGAACTTAGTCTTCCTCTTGTACCTAAAGCTAAAATGAGAATGGTCGCATATCTTGACTGGGGATTTATCGGTGATGACTCTCTTGATGAATTTTCTCGTGGCGGTTATGGTCTAGGTTTAGAGTGGTTCTCTCCAGTTGGACCAATTCAGCTTATGTTTTCGAAACCACTTAATGTGCAAGACGGAGATAAAACAACTTCTTTCGAGTTTACAATGGGACAGAGATTTTAA
- a CDS encoding Ppx/GppA phosphatase family protein has product MAKRVAVIDIGSNSVRLVVYEKTSRFAFHLLNESKSKVRLSENAYQNDGNLQEIPMQRTLDALKDFLSIIASYKARKTLCVATSALRDAPNKKEFLLRAKEELNLNIKIINGEKEAYLGAIACANLLPTQKNALSIDIGGGSTELALINDKDVSNTLSLNLGTVRLKELFCDDKNKSEAIKYIDAKLEVLDGIQAKTLIGIGGTFRAISNAIMDNKEHPLNKLHAFSYTGTELDNFISSIMKADEEELTNLGIKDERFDIIKPGALILQRVLKKLSIEKVITSGVGVREGAFLADLLRGSKDKFPEHYNSSARYILDSHVSEKGIAIQLNSLAKKIFDITHKHLGIDKSFRKDLSLAAKLYPCGNDIHFFSKNKHSYYILQSALEYGFTHNQITLISTLCKYAKKKLPSPSHMQKYRELLPEQKTLYALSYILSLSVSLVAHRPRNIDFELIFNDGVLKIDSKESLRLCRESVNKLERIENLKVIF; this is encoded by the coding sequence ATGGCAAAACGTGTAGCGGTAATAGACATAGGTTCTAACTCAGTTAGATTAGTAGTCTATGAAAAGACTTCTCGTTTTGCATTTCATCTGCTTAATGAATCAAAGAGTAAAGTAAGACTCTCTGAAAATGCTTACCAAAATGATGGTAATCTTCAAGAGATTCCTATGCAAAGAACTTTAGATGCATTAAAAGACTTTCTAAGCATCATAGCTTCATATAAAGCAAGAAAAACTTTATGTGTCGCTACTTCTGCCTTACGAGATGCACCAAACAAAAAAGAATTCCTCTTAAGAGCAAAAGAGGAATTAAATCTAAATATAAAAATTATTAATGGTGAAAAAGAAGCTTACTTAGGTGCAATTGCCTGTGCGAATCTTCTGCCTACTCAAAAAAATGCGCTAAGTATAGATATAGGGGGTGGTTCAACCGAACTAGCCCTCATCAATGATAAAGATGTCTCAAATACCCTATCACTAAACTTAGGTACTGTAAGATTAAAAGAACTGTTTTGTGATGACAAAAACAAGAGTGAAGCAATAAAATACATTGATGCAAAACTAGAAGTTCTTGATGGCATACAAGCTAAAACACTAATTGGTATTGGTGGAACTTTCAGAGCAATATCCAATGCTATAATGGATAATAAAGAACATCCTTTAAACAAACTTCATGCATTCTCTTATACAGGCACTGAATTAGATAACTTTATATCTTCAATAATGAAAGCTGACGAGGAAGAACTTACTAATCTTGGTATCAAGGATGAAAGATTTGATATTATTAAGCCAGGAGCTCTAATACTTCAAAGAGTTCTAAAAAAACTATCAATAGAAAAAGTAATAACAAGCGGTGTGGGAGTAAGGGAAGGTGCTTTTCTTGCAGATCTATTAAGAGGTTCAAAAGACAAGTTTCCTGAGCACTATAATAGTTCAGCAAGATATATTCTAGACTCTCACGTAAGTGAAAAAGGTATAGCAATACAATTAAATTCACTTGCAAAAAAGATTTTTGACATCACACATAAACATTTAGGCATTGATAAATCTTTTCGTAAAGATTTAAGCCTTGCTGCTAAACTATACCCTTGTGGAAATGATATACACTTTTTCTCTAAAAATAAACACAGCTATTACATACTGCAAAGTGCATTGGAATATGGATTTACGCATAATCAAATTACTCTGATATCCACTCTATGTAAATATGCAAAAAAGAAACTACCATCACCTTCACATATGCAAAAGTATCGTGAGCTCTTACCTGAACAAAAAACTCTATATGCTCTTAGTTATATCCTGTCTCTTAGTGTATCTCTTGTAGCGCATAGACCTAGAAATATTGACTTTGAGTTAATTTTTAATGATGGTGTATTAAAGATAGACTCAAAAGAGTCACTTCGTTTATGTAGAGAGTCTGTAAATAAATTAGAGAGAATAGAGAATTTAAAAGTTATATTTTAA
- a CDS encoding YfhL family 4Fe-4S dicluster ferredoxin, whose product MALLINDECIACDACREECPTMAIEEGDPIYYIDPDRCTECVGVYDEPACISVCPVDCIVLDKDNVESIAELQFKSRNLENED is encoded by the coding sequence ATGGCTCTATTAATTAATGATGAATGTATTGCTTGTGACGCATGTCGCGAAGAGTGTCCTACAATGGCTATCGAAGAGGGTGATCCAATTTACTATATAGACCCAGACAGATGTACTGAATGTGTAGGTGTTTATGATGAACCAGCCTGTATATCAGTTTGTCCTGTTGATTGTATTGTTTTAGATAAAGATAATGTAGAATCTATTGCGGAACTTCAATTTAAATCTAGAAATTTAGAAAACGAAGATTAA
- a CDS encoding sensor histidine kinase: MFTKRSIRRNFLIQLIFASASLIFIFSSFLYLYIENSIYDEKHQELIQYAKNIANNQSLVQIDPDTPDTVLGIDVEIIHIKKLNQDIDLYESTKKRHTYLTLVYPFNFDELSYLKITRDITPTKKLLAKILRYIFIINIVGFILVIVYAIALSKMLITPIQTISSRLSNMNEHLMRPIKVKELPEEFEPLGSTINHLIARIQNFVKYQKELFIGTAHELKTPLAVIKLKNQVTLIKKRSPEEYIDALKTTNKTIDEMNIIVSNILNIGRQEGAQLEKPVEVDVIAFLREKANDFKLLAENDGKDLHMHFEPNGFMATMQVSLLNQIVQNFLQNAIKFTEKDKSVTLRSCQSEYGLLIEVIDEGCGIDESVDLFAPFKRQGNKSGVGLGLFLAKSAADALGAKINIKNRDDGIDGTISSLEINSKLSCLLPKR, encoded by the coding sequence ATGTTTACAAAAAGAAGTATTAGAAGAAATTTTCTAATCCAACTTATATTTGCTTCGGCGTCGCTCATATTTATATTCTCATCTTTTTTGTATCTATATATTGAAAACTCAATATATGATGAAAAACATCAAGAATTGATTCAATATGCAAAGAATATAGCTAACAACCAATCACTAGTGCAAATTGATCCGGACACGCCAGATACAGTACTGGGAATAGATGTTGAAATCATTCATATAAAAAAACTAAACCAAGATATAGACCTTTATGAGAGTACAAAAAAAAGACACACATACCTAACACTTGTATACCCATTTAATTTTGATGAATTAAGCTATTTAAAAATAACAAGAGATATAACACCTACAAAAAAACTCTTAGCTAAAATCCTTCGTTATATATTTATTATTAATATTGTAGGTTTCATACTAGTAATCGTTTATGCAATTGCACTATCAAAAATGCTCATCACTCCAATTCAAACAATTAGTTCAAGACTCTCTAATATGAATGAGCATCTTATGAGGCCTATAAAGGTTAAAGAGCTTCCAGAAGAGTTTGAACCATTAGGGAGCACAATCAACCACCTTATTGCTAGAATACAGAACTTTGTCAAGTATCAGAAAGAACTCTTTATAGGAACTGCTCATGAATTAAAAACTCCACTTGCAGTAATAAAACTTAAAAATCAGGTAACTCTAATTAAAAAAAGAAGTCCTGAAGAGTATATAGATGCCTTAAAGACAACAAATAAAACTATTGATGAGATGAATATCATAGTATCTAATATTCTTAACATCGGCCGTCAAGAGGGAGCACAGTTGGAAAAACCTGTTGAAGTTGATGTTATAGCCTTTCTTCGTGAAAAGGCAAATGATTTCAAACTTTTAGCAGAAAATGATGGAAAAGATTTACACATGCATTTTGAGCCAAATGGTTTTATGGCAACTATGCAGGTATCTCTTCTTAACCAGATAGTTCAAAACTTCCTGCAAAATGCTATAAAGTTCACTGAAAAAGATAAATCGGTTACACTTAGAAGCTGCCAGAGTGAATATGGACTACTTATTGAAGTTATAGATGAGGGCTGTGGTATTGATGAGAGTGTAGACCTATTTGCACCGTTTAAAAGACAAGGAAACAAGTCTGGTGTTGGTCTAGGGTTGTTCTTAGCTAAAAGCGCCGCAGACGCATTAGGAGCAAAGATAAATATAAAGAATAGAGATGATGGAATAGACGGTACGATATCTTCACTTGAAATAAATTCTAAATTGTCTTGCTTACTACCAAAAAGATAA
- the hsrA gene encoding homeostatic response regulator transcription factor HsrA, with the protein MRILIIEDEVTLNKMLTEGLKEFGYQSDAVETLKDGEYYLDIRNYDLVLMDWMLPDGNAIDIIGDIKTNTPKTAVVVLSARDDNESEIEALRSGADDYIRKPFDFDVLIARIEARLRFGGSNIIEIEDLIINPEEEKITYKEQEIELKGKPFEVLTHLARHRDQIVSKEQLLDAIWEEPELVTPNVIEVAINQIRQKMDKPLNITTIETVRRRGYRFCFPKEIN; encoded by the coding sequence ATGCGCATTCTTATTATAGAAGATGAAGTAACATTAAACAAAATGCTTACTGAGGGACTAAAAGAATTTGGTTACCAGAGCGATGCAGTAGAAACTCTTAAAGATGGAGAGTACTATCTTGACATTCGTAATTATGATTTAGTTTTAATGGATTGGATGCTTCCAGATGGGAACGCAATAGATATCATTGGTGATATCAAAACAAATACTCCAAAAACAGCTGTAGTTGTTTTATCTGCAAGAGATGATAACGAAAGTGAAATTGAAGCTCTTAGAAGTGGTGCTGATGACTATATCAGAAAACCTTTTGACTTTGATGTTTTAATTGCACGTATTGAAGCTCGTCTTCGTTTTGGCGGAAGCAATATTATCGAAATTGAAGATTTAATAATCAATCCTGAAGAAGAAAAAATCACTTACAAAGAACAAGAAATTGAGCTTAAGGGTAAACCTTTTGAAGTTCTAACTCACCTTGCTCGTCACCGTGATCAAATTGTTTCTAAAGAACAACTTCTTGACGCAATCTGGGAAGAACCGGAACTAGTAACTCCAAATGTTATTGAAGTTGCGATTAATCAGATTAGACAAAAAATGGATAAACCATTAAATATTACAACTATTGAGACAGTTCGTCGTCGTGGTTACCGTTTTTGTTTCCCAAAAGAAATCAACTAA
- a CDS encoding dihydroneopterin aldolase, producing the protein MTIHIEDLKFQCIIGILDFERQNPQDVVINLTLDYKYEKNFLNYADIVQKIKDVMIKSEFLLIEDALDYLNLKLIKEYSSIKSMNIKITKPSILPDCKVSVSNSYKSQS; encoded by the coding sequence GTGACTATTCATATAGAAGACCTAAAATTTCAATGTATTATTGGAATTTTAGATTTTGAAAGGCAAAATCCTCAAGATGTAGTTATAAATCTTACTCTAGATTATAAGTATGAAAAAAACTTCTTAAATTATGCAGATATTGTTCAAAAAATCAAAGATGTTATGATAAAAAGTGAGTTTTTACTCATTGAAGATGCTTTAGATTACCTAAATTTAAAGTTAATTAAAGAATATTCATCCATAAAAAGCATGAATATAAAGATAACAAAACCATCGATTTTACCCGACTGCAAGGTAAGTGTGAGTAATTCATACAAATCCCAATCTTAA
- the plsY gene encoding glycerol-3-phosphate 1-O-acyltransferase PlsY: MEFLFNTNVQFFIAAYLVGGIPFGLLLAKKFAGVDIKASGSGSIGATNVLRVVKETNPSLAKKLGAATLALDAFKGILVLAVAYFTGLSEATLWGIAVLAVIGHCFSPYLGLEGGKGIATGMGVMMFMLPYETIIALIVWAVGAKTIRISSISSLTGVAALLISSFFIHPDMAHAPVVFIVFILYYKHIPNIIRLFKGEEKRVV, encoded by the coding sequence ATGGAATTTTTATTTAACACAAACGTACAATTTTTTATAGCAGCTTATCTTGTAGGCGGTATTCCATTTGGTCTGCTTCTTGCAAAGAAGTTTGCCGGTGTAGATATTAAAGCAAGTGGAAGCGGCAGTATAGGTGCAACAAATGTGCTTAGAGTCGTAAAAGAGACTAACCCTTCTTTAGCAAAAAAATTAGGAGCTGCTACTTTAGCTCTCGATGCTTTTAAAGGTATTTTAGTTTTAGCGGTTGCTTATTTTACAGGACTTAGTGAAGCTACCCTCTGGGGAATTGCAGTTTTAGCTGTAATTGGTCACTGTTTCAGCCCTTACTTAGGTCTTGAAGGTGGCAAAGGTATCGCTACAGGTATGGGTGTTATGATGTTCATGCTTCCATATGAAACAATTATCGCTCTAATTGTCTGGGCAGTTGGGGCAAAGACTATACGTATATCTTCTATTTCGTCACTAACTGGTGTAGCAGCTCTTTTAATATCTAGCTTTTTCATTCATCCAGATATGGCACATGCTCCAGTAGTCTTTATTGTATTTATCCTTTACTATAAGCATATTCCAAATATTATTCGTCTTTTTAAAGGTGAAGAGAAAAGAGTAGTTTAG
- the nadA gene encoding quinolinate synthase NadA, whose translation MKFTNEELKQKIIELKEKLSVTLVAHYYQRDEVFEMADITGDSLELAIRTRDDDAEYVVFSGVGFMGQSVKVLSPHKRVVMPKAACCAMARMIDSMYYDESVKFLEDNGISKENILPITYINSNADVKAKVGEMGGMVCTSSNAKKIITTALAEGKKILFVPDRCLGQNIANQMGLNSCVIGDGKDPNEADIICYNGFCSVHQLFTVEDITFYRKKYPGILIAVHPECDPAICDAADFVGSTSQLIKYITELPQDQKVAVGTEFNMVNRLRKKNTYVLSSTKPECPTMNETTLEDVYLTLKSIDDGEPLNEILVDEKTQKWAKIALERMLAL comes from the coding sequence TTGAAGTTTACAAATGAAGAATTAAAACAAAAAATTATTGAACTAAAAGAGAAGTTAAGTGTAACTCTTGTGGCACACTATTATCAAAGAGATGAAGTTTTTGAAATGGCTGATATTACGGGTGACTCACTGGAACTTGCTATAAGAACAAGAGATGATGATGCAGAGTATGTAGTTTTTAGCGGTGTTGGTTTTATGGGGCAGAGTGTAAAAGTACTCTCTCCTCATAAAAGAGTTGTTATGCCAAAAGCTGCTTGTTGTGCGATGGCTAGAATGATTGACTCAATGTACTATGATGAATCTGTGAAGTTTTTAGAAGACAATGGAATTTCAAAAGAAAATATTCTACCTATTACATATATCAACTCAAATGCTGACGTAAAAGCAAAAGTTGGTGAGATGGGTGGTATGGTCTGTACAAGCTCAAATGCTAAAAAAATTATTACGACTGCTTTAGCTGAAGGCAAAAAGATACTTTTTGTTCCAGATAGATGTCTAGGTCAAAATATAGCAAATCAGATGGGACTTAACTCTTGTGTTATTGGAGATGGGAAAGATCCAAATGAAGCTGATATTATCTGCTACAACGGTTTTTGTTCAGTACATCAACTTTTTACAGTTGAAGATATTACTTTTTACCGTAAAAAATATCCAGGTATTTTAATAGCTGTGCATCCAGAATGTGATCCGGCTATTTGTGACGCAGCTGACTTTGTTGGTTCAACTTCTCAGCTTATAAAGTATATTACTGAATTACCCCAAGATCAAAAAGTTGCAGTTGGAACTGAGTTCAACATGGTTAATCGTCTAAGAAAAAAGAACACTTATGTACTATCTTCTACAAAACCTGAGTGTCCGACTATGAATGAGACTACTCTTGAAGATGTTTATCTGACTCTAAAATCAATCGATGATGGTGAACCTTTAAATGAGATACTTGTGGATGAGAAGACTCAGAAGTGGGCAAAAATTGCTTTAGAGAGAATGTTGGCACTATGA
- the nadC gene encoding carboxylating nicotinate-nucleotide diphosphorylase has protein sequence MIKKFVIETLAEDVGRGDLYALVEPSVDASAKIIAKSDGIVAGRKYIDVLSELESFKLVWFKSDSEVFLKGDVIAEISGDSHTILRIERTLLNMLLHASSIATLTRKYVDIVEPYGVKLLDTRKTRPQLRVFEKYATRCGGAVNHRMGLDDSLMIKDTHLKTIKDLKNYIQKARKQIPFTAKIEVEAETFKIAREAMASGADIVMCDNMKPEQIAEIVAYRNENFAHILLEASGNISLDTIESYAKSGVDAISSGSLIHQANWIDLSMKMD, from the coding sequence ATGATAAAAAAATTTGTAATTGAGACACTCGCAGAGGATGTTGGTCGTGGAGATTTATATGCTCTAGTTGAGCCAAGTGTAGATGCTAGTGCTAAAATAATTGCAAAGAGTGATGGGATAGTAGCTGGAAGAAAATATATAGACGTTTTATCTGAGTTAGAGAGTTTTAAACTCGTTTGGTTTAAAAGTGACTCAGAAGTTTTTTTAAAGGGTGATGTTATTGCCGAAATTAGTGGAGATTCACATACTATTCTACGTATTGAGAGAACACTTTTAAATATGCTTTTACACGCAAGTTCAATCGCTACTCTAACTAGAAAATATGTTGATATCGTTGAGCCATATGGAGTTAAGCTTTTAGATACAAGAAAAACTAGACCACAACTAAGAGTTTTTGAGAAGTATGCTACGAGATGTGGTGGAGCTGTAAATCACCGTATGGGTTTAGATGACTCCTTAATGATAAAAGATACACATCTTAAAACTATAAAAGATTTAAAAAATTACATACAAAAAGCAAGAAAACAGATTCCTTTTACTGCAAAGATAGAAGTAGAAGCTGAGACATTTAAAATAGCAAGAGAAGCAATGGCTAGTGGTGCAGACATTGTTATGTGTGACAATATGAAGCCTGAACAAATCGCCGAAATAGTTGCTTATAGAAATGAAAACTTTGCACATATACTTTTAGAGGCAAGTGGAAATATTTCACTCGATACTATAGAATCATACGCTAAAAGCGGTGTAGATGCTATAAGTAGCGGCTCACTTATCCATCAAGCAAATTGGATAGACCTATCTATGAAAATGGACTAA
- the flhB gene encoding flagellar biosynthesis protein FlhB codes for MADDAEKTEEPTPKKIEDARKEGNVPKSQDTSGVITLFVAILATLMLFPYMSNHMLLLFKYYFSLIGTPLDKLFMIDIAIVTIKEFLLIIMPLAIAVAISGVIAALAQFGFLFTTKAIMPDFKKIDPIKGTKNLFSMKKLIESVKITFKSFTTLGIGFVFFFLYILELPTVALFSLGEQLVWLKDKAIILAFVMLLIIFVFAMIDIVIVRKQYFDGLKMSKQEIKDEMKNMEGDPLIKGKIRQIQMQASRKRMMAEVPNADVIITNPTHYAVALKYEESKRAPYVVAKGMDNIAQQIKKIARENNVHIVQNPPLARSLYADVEIDKPIPEELFAAVAEVLAYVYKMNKK; via the coding sequence ATGGCTGATGATGCTGAAAAGACAGAAGAACCCACCCCCAAGAAGATAGAAGATGCAAGGAAGGAAGGTAATGTCCCGAAGTCTCAGGATACTTCTGGAGTCATTACGCTCTTTGTAGCAATACTTGCAACGCTAATGCTCTTCCCATATATGAGTAATCATATGTTACTTTTATTTAAGTACTACTTTTCTCTTATTGGCACACCGTTAGATAAATTATTCATGATAGATATAGCAATAGTGACAATTAAAGAGTTTCTTTTGATAATAATGCCTCTAGCGATTGCGGTTGCTATATCAGGTGTTATTGCAGCTCTTGCTCAGTTTGGTTTTTTGTTTACAACAAAGGCAATAATGCCAGATTTTAAAAAGATTGATCCCATTAAGGGAACGAAAAATCTCTTTTCAATGAAAAAACTTATTGAAAGTGTTAAGATTACATTTAAATCATTTACGACTCTTGGTATCGGTTTTGTTTTTTTCTTTTTGTATATTCTAGAACTTCCAACTGTTGCTCTATTTAGTCTTGGAGAACAATTGGTTTGGTTAAAAGACAAAGCAATAATCTTAGCTTTTGTTATGCTTCTTATCATTTTTGTTTTTGCTATGATAGATATTGTAATAGTAAGAAAGCAGTATTTTGATGGGCTTAAAATGAGTAAACAAGAGATTAAAGATGAGATGAAAAACATGGAAGGTGATCCTCTTATTAAAGGTAAGATTCGCCAGATTCAGATGCAGGCCTCAAGAAAAAGAATGATGGCGGAAGTTCCTAATGCAGATGTAATTATTACCAATCCAACTCATTATGCCGTTGCTCTAAAATACGAAGAGTCTAAGCGTGCTCCATATGTAGTTGCAAAGGGTATGGATAATATTGCCCAACAGATTAAAAAAATAGCAAGAGAGAACAATGTACATATTGTTCAAAACCCACCATTAGCAAGAAGTCTATATGCTGATGTTGAAATAGATAAACCGATACCAGAAGAGCTCTTTGCTGCGGTTGCTGAAGTATTGGCTTACGTTTATAAAATGAATAAAAAATAG
- a CDS encoding DHH family phosphoesterase, producing MNNILNGIDNAKYVMIVADAKNLSNASALYTYILRLHKKVSLVCETKNIDNKLSFLPWFEKIKSVKVSSADFIIELDIGSLELYSLFKNNDIKINNKMATALYGGLLQESEGFLNSAVNGTTFAVAKELIECGADYKTSNRFIMKRTTLCAIRLKALMLKNMILQNSAKAAVFCISKDDLKSTGAELEDCDESMQEALMLPHVELAILLDIDNEYEVLKLKVKEI from the coding sequence ATGAATAATATTTTAAATGGAATTGACAACGCAAAATATGTTATGATAGTCGCTGATGCCAAGAATCTATCAAATGCTAGTGCTTTGTATACATATATACTTAGGTTGCATAAAAAAGTCTCTTTGGTTTGTGAAACTAAAAATATAGATAATAAGCTATCGTTTTTACCATGGTTTGAAAAAATAAAGTCTGTAAAAGTGTCATCAGCTGATTTTATAATTGAGCTTGACATTGGCAGTCTTGAACTTTACAGTCTATTTAAAAATAACGATATTAAGATAAACAATAAAATGGCAACAGCACTTTATGGAGGCCTTTTACAAGAGAGTGAAGGCTTCTTAAATTCGGCTGTCAATGGTACAACTTTTGCTGTAGCAAAAGAATTAATAGAGTGTGGCGCTGATTATAAAACTTCTAATAGATTTATAATGAAAAGAACCACTTTGTGCGCTATAAGATTAAAAGCGTTAATGCTAAAAAACATGATACTTCAAAACTCTGCAAAAGCTGCTGTGTTTTGCATTTCTAAGGATGATTTAAAATCAACTGGGGCAGAACTAGAAGATTGTGATGAGTCTATGCAAGAAGCGTTAATGCTTCCTCATGTAGAATTAGCAATTCTTTTAGACATAGACAATGAGTATGAAGTTTTAAAATTAAAAGTTAAGGAAATATAG